Proteins co-encoded in one Cyprinus carpio isolate SPL01 chromosome B5, ASM1834038v1, whole genome shotgun sequence genomic window:
- the LOC109090730 gene encoding alpha-soluble NSF attachment protein-like isoform X2, giving the protein MFKMAKNWGAAGDAFCKAAQLHLQVQSKHNAAMNFLDAGNAFKKADPQEAISCFCQAIDIYTDMGRFNIAAKHHISIAEIYESELLDIDKAIAHYEQAADYYKGEESTSAANKCLLKVATYAAQMEQYQKATEIFEQIGTYSMDTTLLRYGAKDHFFKAALCHFCVDMLNCKLAVQKYEEMYPAFSDARECKLLKKLLDAHEEQNIDAYADAVREFDSITRLDQWQTTMLLRIKKTIQDEENDLR; this is encoded by the exons ATGTTCAAGATGGCAAAGAACTGGGGTG CTGCAGGAGATGCCTTCTGCAAAGCTGCACAGCTGCATTTACAGGTGCAGAGCAAGCACAACGCAGCCATGAACTTTCTTGATGCTGGCAATGCGTTCAAAAAGGCTGATCCTCAAG AGGCCATAAGCTGTTTCTGTCAGGCCATTGACATCTACACAGACATG GGACGTTTCAACATTGCAGCGAAACACCACATATCAATTGCTGAAATTTATGAATCTGAGTTACTGGACATAGATAAA GCCATCGCTCATTATGAACAGGCAGCAGATTATTACAAAGGGGAGGAGTCCACCAG tgcAGCCAACAAATGTCTTCTCAAAGTGGCAACCTATGCGGCTCAGATGGAACAGTACCAGAAAGCCACTGAAATATTTGAGCAG ATTGGGACTTACTCCATGGACACTACTTTGCTGAGGTATGGTGCTAAAGACCATTTCTTCAAAGCAGCTCTGTGTCACTTCTGCGTGGATATGCTCAACTGCAAG CTGGCTGTACAGAAGTATGAAGAAATGTATCCAGCCTTCTCAGATGCTAGAGAGTGCAAACTTCTTAAG AAACTTCTTGATGCACATGAAGAGCAGAATATTGATGCATATGCTGATGCA gtAAGGGAATTTGACTCCATCACCCGGCTTGATCAGTGGCAGACCACTATGTTACTAAGAATCAAGAAGACCATTCAGGACGAGGAGAATGACCTTCGCTAA
- the LOC109090725 gene encoding uncharacterized protein LOC109090725 isoform X1 has protein sequence MANMKQEELEISPKSQARYCSVAWKYYIKNESNATVYCRLCKTNFKFSSNTANMIKHLRVKHRLNIPTVANGGERLCTEEPNEGSMDMDLPPQRHPGSHSGQILRRRMQRFLPFSDRRTSKVWNHYTQLSLYRVECNHCKRQLSFHNSTTSMREHLGRKHSIREGAVPPHNTAGIPTPAALHSHIQTSLHGNRCNTTGNVPFQPVLPVTVKEEQEEILPTEMAETKPARTAYAPDCAAGSGASGSNAIVHQETDLGCLMYNFPAGEMSSTAAGSSIRSGTRACSDKRAEVLTDLILEMVFRDLQPLSVVEERGFKLLLSCLEPNYPVPSPSLLGSLLWHRYHNLKQCLQQHLQTSLASHCLTLCTEYWRSVDGCGVDGDGQYYLTVSAHFVDSQWRLAHCVLETRPIAEFKGSPSEKGQASFADTLRAVLSEFQLPEDFVFCVVHDTPSGSESRGQDNMAIDQEYQQEFAGPSHPPPGNLPEGWAPLLCAGQALKLCVQEGLCVETVRQALADARAIVLHFQHDVNASTALSQKAEAVNKESASLVLNDPGRWTTAIEMCESLLELKWVISSVLEEQKVAANLADHQWRLVHELVPVLKTVRIAASFLSEDINGPISALMPCLQGVSRLLGQKIAECTCPVVRGVMERIRAGMDKHWSLSDEDALLDCPAVFSSFLDPRFKELRFLSPHARSKLHDKVKELLSVQAFTSNEGMNAERRQSMVMEEPVDERGEPADFGLDDSLPIPAMASLDSPESVGSAEEGDSVELQPSEPSVAVSSPEQVNENTLEVGSPFKNANNRKRRSSGTSMTSPLRGDLQLEPRIRMSPLPQSMYDILLGEDPTERMPEIHQQLENYIAEPLCRRSLSPLQWWRNKEHRFPAVARLARKYLSIPATSVSANRVFAPRESPVTQRRATLGSKHLDHILFLHQNTDYVDLLKGGSSARDIEQWNSVSGNQSRESLYQTLVSYESKVRVSEEES, from the exons ATGGCCAACATGAAGCAAGAGGAGTTAGAAATCAGTCCGAAATCACAGGCCCGATATTGCTCTGTAGCCTGGAAGTACTACATCAAAAATGAGAGCAATGCCACTGTTTACTGCAGGCTGTGTAAGACGAACTTTAAGTTCTCTTCGAATACAGCCAATATGATAAAACACCTCAGAGTGAAACATCGACTCAACATCCCCACTGTAGCCAACGGCGGCGAGAGACTGTGCACGGAAGAGCCCAACGAAGGCAGCATGG ACATGGATCTCCCACCTCAAAGGCATCCTGGAAGTCACAGCGGTCAAATTCTTCGTCGGAGaatgcagcgttttttgccattttctgaTCGCCGCACGTCAAAAGTGTGGAACCACTACACACAGTTAAGTCTGTATCGTGTTGAGTGCAACCACTGTAAAAGGCAGCTTTCCTTTCACAACAGCACTACTTCCATGAGAGAACACTTAGGACGCAAACACAGCATTCGGGAAGGAGCAGTTCCCCCTCACAACACAGCAGGCATCCCCACTCCTGCAGCTTTGCATTCTCACATTCAGACCTCTTTACATGGTAACAGATGTAACACCACAGGTAATGTTCCATTTCAACCAGTGCTACCTGTTACTGTCAAAGAGGAGCAGGAAGAAATACTGCCAACTGAAATGGCAGAGACCAAACCTGCCCGGACAGCATATGCCCCTGATTGTGCTGCAGGAAGCGGTGCTTCCGGTTCAAATGCCATTGTGCACCAAGAAACAGATTTGGGCTGCCTAATGTATAATTTTCCTGCAGGGGAAATGAGCAGCACTGCTGCAGGCAGCAGCATCCGCAGTGGCACAAGGGCCTGCAGTGACAAGCGAGCAGAGGTATTGACCGATCTTATCTTGGAAATGGTCTTCAGAGACCTTCAGCCGTTGTCTGTGGTGGAAGAAAGGGGGTTCAAGCTCTTACTGAGTTGCCTAGAGCCTAACTACCCTGTGCCTTCTCCATCTCTGCTTGGCAGTCTACTTTGGCATCGCTACCACAACCTCAAGCAATGCCTTCAGCAGCATCTACAGACAAGTCTAGCTTCTCACTGTCTGACCCTCTGCACCGAATACTGGCGATCCGTAGATGGGTGTGGGGTTGATGGGGACGGTCAGTACTACCTTACAGTCAGTGCGCATTTTGTTGACTCTCAATGGCGCCTGGCTCATTGTGTGCTCGAGACCCGACCGATAGCAGAATTCAAAGGAAGCCCTTCTGAGAAAGGGCAAGCAAGCTTTGCGGACACCTTGAGAGCAGTCCTCTCCGAGTTCCAGCTTCCAGAGGACTTCGTTTTCTGTGTCGTGCATGACACCCCCAGTGGATCTGAGTCCAGAGGGCAGGACAATATGGCCATTGATCAGGAATATCAGCAAGAATTTGCTGGACCCAGCCATCCTCCTCCGGGTAATCTTCCAGAGGGATGGGCACCACTGCTTTGTGCAGGACAAGCCCTGAAACTCTGTGTCCAGGAAGGACTTTGTGTGGAGACTGTCAGACAAGCTCTGGCAGATGCTCGTGCCATCGTCCTACATTTCCAGCACGATGTGAATGCTTCTACAGCACTGAGCCAGAAAGCAGAGGCTGTTAATAAAGAGTCCGCATCCCTGGTATTAAACGATCCAGGGCGCTGGACCACTGCCATTGAGATGTGCGAGAGTCTGCTGGAGCTCAAGTGGGTAATAAGCTCTGTCCTAGAGGAGCAAAAAGTAGCAGCAAATCTGGCAGATCACCAGTGGCGTCTTGTACATGAACTGGTTCCCGTGCTCAAAACGGTTCGCATTGCAGCATCGTTTTTGAGCGAGGACATCAATGGACCCATTTCAGCCCTTATGCCATGCCTGCAAGGAGTGTCTCGGCTCCTGGGACAGAAAATTGCAGAGTGCACCTGTCCAGTGGTTAGGGGAGTTATGGAGAGAATTCGTGCTGGTATGGACAAACACTGGAGTCTGAGTGATGAAGATGCTCTTTTGGACTGCCCTGCTGTATTTTCCTCATTTCTGGACCCGCGTTTTAAAGAGTTGCGGTTTCTCAGCCCACATGCTCGCAGCAAGTTGCACGACAAAGTGAAAGAGCTGCTGTCTGTTCAAGCTTTCACAAGTAATGAAGGAATGAATGCAGAGAGGAGACAAAGCATGGTAATGGAAGAGCCTGTGGATGAACGTGGAGAACCTGCAGATTTTGGATTGGATGATTCCTTGCCAATTCCTGCAATGGCTTCTTTAGATTCTCCAGAATCGGTTGGATCGGCGGAGGAAGGTGACAGCGTTGAGCTGCAGCCGAGTGAGCCCTCTGTTGCCGTATCGTCTCCAGAACAGGTCAATGAAAACACGCTTGAGGTTGGATCACCTTTCAAGAATGCCAATAACCGTAAAAGACGTTCTAGTGGGACCAGTATGACCTCGCCACTGAGAGGAGATTTACAACTTGAGCCTCGTATACGGATGAGTCCTCTCCCGCAGAGCATGTACGATATTCTTCTGGGCGAGGATCCTACTGAGCGAATGCCAGAGATTCACCAGCAGCTGGAGAATTACATCGCAGAGCCACTTTGCCGAAGGAGTCTCTCGCCCCTGCAATGGTGGCGCAACAAGGAGCATCGCTTTCCTGCTGTGGCCAGACTGGCACGGAAATACTTGTCCATACCTGCAACTTCTGTGTCCGCCAATCGGGTCTTTGCCCCTAGGGAGTCCCCAGTGACCCAACGAAGGGCCACACTGGGGTCTAAACACCTTGACcacattttgtttcttcatcaaaacactGACTATGTGGATCTGCTGAAAGGTGGCTCCTCTGCACGTGATATTGAGCAGTGGAACAGTGTCAGTGGAAACCAAAGCAGAGAAAGTCTTTACCAGACTCTAGTGTCCTATGAAAGTAAGGTTCGTGTGTCTGAGGAAGAGTCATGA
- the LOC109090725 gene encoding uncharacterized protein LOC109090725 isoform X2: MDLPPQRHPGSHSGQILRRRMQRFLPFSDRRTSKVWNHYTQLSLYRVECNHCKRQLSFHNSTTSMREHLGRKHSIREGAVPPHNTAGIPTPAALHSHIQTSLHGNRCNTTGNVPFQPVLPVTVKEEQEEILPTEMAETKPARTAYAPDCAAGSGASGSNAIVHQETDLGCLMYNFPAGEMSSTAAGSSIRSGTRACSDKRAEVLTDLILEMVFRDLQPLSVVEERGFKLLLSCLEPNYPVPSPSLLGSLLWHRYHNLKQCLQQHLQTSLASHCLTLCTEYWRSVDGCGVDGDGQYYLTVSAHFVDSQWRLAHCVLETRPIAEFKGSPSEKGQASFADTLRAVLSEFQLPEDFVFCVVHDTPSGSESRGQDNMAIDQEYQQEFAGPSHPPPGNLPEGWAPLLCAGQALKLCVQEGLCVETVRQALADARAIVLHFQHDVNASTALSQKAEAVNKESASLVLNDPGRWTTAIEMCESLLELKWVISSVLEEQKVAANLADHQWRLVHELVPVLKTVRIAASFLSEDINGPISALMPCLQGVSRLLGQKIAECTCPVVRGVMERIRAGMDKHWSLSDEDALLDCPAVFSSFLDPRFKELRFLSPHARSKLHDKVKELLSVQAFTSNEGMNAERRQSMVMEEPVDERGEPADFGLDDSLPIPAMASLDSPESVGSAEEGDSVELQPSEPSVAVSSPEQVNENTLEVGSPFKNANNRKRRSSGTSMTSPLRGDLQLEPRIRMSPLPQSMYDILLGEDPTERMPEIHQQLENYIAEPLCRRSLSPLQWWRNKEHRFPAVARLARKYLSIPATSVSANRVFAPRESPVTQRRATLGSKHLDHILFLHQNTDYVDLLKGGSSARDIEQWNSVSGNQSRESLYQTLVSYESKVRVSEEES, translated from the coding sequence ATGGATCTCCCACCTCAAAGGCATCCTGGAAGTCACAGCGGTCAAATTCTTCGTCGGAGaatgcagcgttttttgccattttctgaTCGCCGCACGTCAAAAGTGTGGAACCACTACACACAGTTAAGTCTGTATCGTGTTGAGTGCAACCACTGTAAAAGGCAGCTTTCCTTTCACAACAGCACTACTTCCATGAGAGAACACTTAGGACGCAAACACAGCATTCGGGAAGGAGCAGTTCCCCCTCACAACACAGCAGGCATCCCCACTCCTGCAGCTTTGCATTCTCACATTCAGACCTCTTTACATGGTAACAGATGTAACACCACAGGTAATGTTCCATTTCAACCAGTGCTACCTGTTACTGTCAAAGAGGAGCAGGAAGAAATACTGCCAACTGAAATGGCAGAGACCAAACCTGCCCGGACAGCATATGCCCCTGATTGTGCTGCAGGAAGCGGTGCTTCCGGTTCAAATGCCATTGTGCACCAAGAAACAGATTTGGGCTGCCTAATGTATAATTTTCCTGCAGGGGAAATGAGCAGCACTGCTGCAGGCAGCAGCATCCGCAGTGGCACAAGGGCCTGCAGTGACAAGCGAGCAGAGGTATTGACCGATCTTATCTTGGAAATGGTCTTCAGAGACCTTCAGCCGTTGTCTGTGGTGGAAGAAAGGGGGTTCAAGCTCTTACTGAGTTGCCTAGAGCCTAACTACCCTGTGCCTTCTCCATCTCTGCTTGGCAGTCTACTTTGGCATCGCTACCACAACCTCAAGCAATGCCTTCAGCAGCATCTACAGACAAGTCTAGCTTCTCACTGTCTGACCCTCTGCACCGAATACTGGCGATCCGTAGATGGGTGTGGGGTTGATGGGGACGGTCAGTACTACCTTACAGTCAGTGCGCATTTTGTTGACTCTCAATGGCGCCTGGCTCATTGTGTGCTCGAGACCCGACCGATAGCAGAATTCAAAGGAAGCCCTTCTGAGAAAGGGCAAGCAAGCTTTGCGGACACCTTGAGAGCAGTCCTCTCCGAGTTCCAGCTTCCAGAGGACTTCGTTTTCTGTGTCGTGCATGACACCCCCAGTGGATCTGAGTCCAGAGGGCAGGACAATATGGCCATTGATCAGGAATATCAGCAAGAATTTGCTGGACCCAGCCATCCTCCTCCGGGTAATCTTCCAGAGGGATGGGCACCACTGCTTTGTGCAGGACAAGCCCTGAAACTCTGTGTCCAGGAAGGACTTTGTGTGGAGACTGTCAGACAAGCTCTGGCAGATGCTCGTGCCATCGTCCTACATTTCCAGCACGATGTGAATGCTTCTACAGCACTGAGCCAGAAAGCAGAGGCTGTTAATAAAGAGTCCGCATCCCTGGTATTAAACGATCCAGGGCGCTGGACCACTGCCATTGAGATGTGCGAGAGTCTGCTGGAGCTCAAGTGGGTAATAAGCTCTGTCCTAGAGGAGCAAAAAGTAGCAGCAAATCTGGCAGATCACCAGTGGCGTCTTGTACATGAACTGGTTCCCGTGCTCAAAACGGTTCGCATTGCAGCATCGTTTTTGAGCGAGGACATCAATGGACCCATTTCAGCCCTTATGCCATGCCTGCAAGGAGTGTCTCGGCTCCTGGGACAGAAAATTGCAGAGTGCACCTGTCCAGTGGTTAGGGGAGTTATGGAGAGAATTCGTGCTGGTATGGACAAACACTGGAGTCTGAGTGATGAAGATGCTCTTTTGGACTGCCCTGCTGTATTTTCCTCATTTCTGGACCCGCGTTTTAAAGAGTTGCGGTTTCTCAGCCCACATGCTCGCAGCAAGTTGCACGACAAAGTGAAAGAGCTGCTGTCTGTTCAAGCTTTCACAAGTAATGAAGGAATGAATGCAGAGAGGAGACAAAGCATGGTAATGGAAGAGCCTGTGGATGAACGTGGAGAACCTGCAGATTTTGGATTGGATGATTCCTTGCCAATTCCTGCAATGGCTTCTTTAGATTCTCCAGAATCGGTTGGATCGGCGGAGGAAGGTGACAGCGTTGAGCTGCAGCCGAGTGAGCCCTCTGTTGCCGTATCGTCTCCAGAACAGGTCAATGAAAACACGCTTGAGGTTGGATCACCTTTCAAGAATGCCAATAACCGTAAAAGACGTTCTAGTGGGACCAGTATGACCTCGCCACTGAGAGGAGATTTACAACTTGAGCCTCGTATACGGATGAGTCCTCTCCCGCAGAGCATGTACGATATTCTTCTGGGCGAGGATCCTACTGAGCGAATGCCAGAGATTCACCAGCAGCTGGAGAATTACATCGCAGAGCCACTTTGCCGAAGGAGTCTCTCGCCCCTGCAATGGTGGCGCAACAAGGAGCATCGCTTTCCTGCTGTGGCCAGACTGGCACGGAAATACTTGTCCATACCTGCAACTTCTGTGTCCGCCAATCGGGTCTTTGCCCCTAGGGAGTCCCCAGTGACCCAACGAAGGGCCACACTGGGGTCTAAACACCTTGACcacattttgtttcttcatcaaaacactGACTATGTGGATCTGCTGAAAGGTGGCTCCTCTGCACGTGATATTGAGCAGTGGAACAGTGTCAGTGGAAACCAAAGCAGAGAAAGTCTTTACCAGACTCTAGTGTCCTATGAAAGTAAGGTTCGTGTGTCTGAGGAAGAGTCATGA
- the LOC109090730 gene encoding alpha-soluble NSF attachment protein-like isoform X1, translated as MDYSGKEKEAMAIMAEADKKMKTSHSLFGSFFGSSSKVEEACDLYVRAANMFKMAKNWGAAGDAFCKAAQLHLQVQSKHNAAMNFLDAGNAFKKADPQEAISCFCQAIDIYTDMGRFNIAAKHHISIAEIYESELLDIDKAIAHYEQAADYYKGEESTSAANKCLLKVATYAAQMEQYQKATEIFEQIGTYSMDTTLLRYGAKDHFFKAALCHFCVDMLNCKLAVQKYEEMYPAFSDARECKLLKKLLDAHEEQNIDAYADAVREFDSITRLDQWQTTMLLRIKKTIQDEENDLR; from the exons ATGGATTACTCTGGAAAAGAAAAGGAAGCTATGGCCATCATGGCTGAGGCAGACAAGAAAATGAAAACGTCACATTCGTTATTCGGATCGTTTTTTGG GAGCTCCTCCAAGGTCGAGGAGGCCTGTGACTTGTACGTGAGAGCTGCCAACATGTTCAAGATGGCAAAGAACTGGGGTG CTGCAGGAGATGCCTTCTGCAAAGCTGCACAGCTGCATTTACAGGTGCAGAGCAAGCACAACGCAGCCATGAACTTTCTTGATGCTGGCAATGCGTTCAAAAAGGCTGATCCTCAAG AGGCCATAAGCTGTTTCTGTCAGGCCATTGACATCTACACAGACATG GGACGTTTCAACATTGCAGCGAAACACCACATATCAATTGCTGAAATTTATGAATCTGAGTTACTGGACATAGATAAA GCCATCGCTCATTATGAACAGGCAGCAGATTATTACAAAGGGGAGGAGTCCACCAG tgcAGCCAACAAATGTCTTCTCAAAGTGGCAACCTATGCGGCTCAGATGGAACAGTACCAGAAAGCCACTGAAATATTTGAGCAG ATTGGGACTTACTCCATGGACACTACTTTGCTGAGGTATGGTGCTAAAGACCATTTCTTCAAAGCAGCTCTGTGTCACTTCTGCGTGGATATGCTCAACTGCAAG CTGGCTGTACAGAAGTATGAAGAAATGTATCCAGCCTTCTCAGATGCTAGAGAGTGCAAACTTCTTAAG AAACTTCTTGATGCACATGAAGAGCAGAATATTGATGCATATGCTGATGCA gtAAGGGAATTTGACTCCATCACCCGGCTTGATCAGTGGCAGACCACTATGTTACTAAGAATCAAGAAGACCATTCAGGACGAGGAGAATGACCTTCGCTAA
- the LOC109090162 gene encoding radial spoke head protein 6 homolog A-like: protein MGPSYTAYTYTVFHRCAALSGLDRMLMLVAGSLETYTIGWGIKYIGEAFFHHPKMGNPSGPEITEALDPSVKEEDETEDLEDEEEED from the exons ATGGGTCCATCATATACAGCATATACTTACACAG TTTTCCATCGCTGTGCTGCGCTCTCTGGCCTGGATCGTATGCTTATGCTAGTGGCAG GAAGTTTGGAAACATATACAATAGGCTGGGGGATAAAATATATTGGAGAGGCATTCTTTCACCACCCAAAAATGGGTAACCCCAGTGGGCCTGAAATCACAGAGGCCCTGGACCCCAGTGTGAAGGAAGAGGATGAGACAGAGGATctggaagatgaggaggaggaggattaA